The window TTCTTCCGATCAGAAAAACTTCAAGCCCAAAAACAGCTCCTGCCAGCGGCGTTCCGAAAACAGAGCCAAATCCGGCAGCAATAGCGGCAATAATCAGAGTTTTTCTTTCGTTTCTGTCGAGTTTAAAAGGCTTGGTCAATTGATCTGCGATGGCTCCTGCCATTTGCAGAGCTGTTCCTTCACGTCCTGCTGAGCCTCCGAAGAAATGGGTGATAATGGTTCCAAGATAGACAAAAGGGGCCATTTTAAACGGAATAATTTTTTTGGGTTCATGGATTGTATCAATCAACAGGTTATTTCCTGCTTCCATATCTTTACCCAGGTAATGATAAAGAAGTCCTACCAGGAATCCTGCCGCTGGCAGTAATGCAATCAGCCAGAGATGATATTCCCTGAAATTGGTGGCCCACTCCAGAGATTGAAGAAAACCTGCAGAAGCGGTACCGACTAAAGCACCCATAATGATACTGATACACAGCCATTTTAAAATGTAGGGTAAAGCCGGAAATTTTCTGAAAAAAAAATGGATGTGAAAAACTGCTTTTTTACCTGGTGTTCTTTGACTTTTTGACATAATAATCCTGATTAGTTATTTATTAATAATCTTTTAATCAGGCGTCATCAGCTTCTGTAAAGCGGTTGGGTAAGGAAGAACACCATTTCCTTTTGATAGTGTAAATATAAAAAGAAGAATTTGTTTTTCAAAAATAAATTACTGGTTGCTGGTTGTTTTTTGTTTTCGGGTTCGAGAGTTTGGGTTCGAGAGTGGGAGGATTTGAGAGTTTAAAATTCAAGGTTTAGAGTTTAAGGTTGTTGGTAACCAATAACTAAAATAACCAGCAGCTAGCAACCCGAAACTCAAACCCTCGAAACCCGAATCTCGCATCCCTTACAAAAACGGTTTCATCTCATCCTCAATCTGAGTTCTCAGTTCCATCAGGCGTTTAGCATATATTTCCTGCTGCTTTTCTTCCTCTGTTTCCGGAATCCATTTCGGAACAGGAAGTTTTTTTCCGTTCTCATCTACAGCCACAAAAACAATGATACAATGGGTTTTTTTCTCAAAGTTTGGCTGTTTCAGGTTTCTTGAAAAGACATTAATGGCGATATGCATGCTGGATGTTCCGGTATAGATCACCTGGGCATCTACTTTTACAACTTCTCCTATTTTAATAGGATCGTAGAAACGGATTCCACCCACATAGACTGTGACAGAATAATTACCACTCCACGTGGTGGCACATGCATAACCGGCCTGGTCAATCCATTTCATAACACTTCCTCCATGTACATTTCCTCCGTAATTAACATCTGAAGGCTCCGAAATAAACTGAAACGTAATAGGCTTGTTCTGCATCTTTATAAAATTTGAATAAAGTTATTTAATAATTTCCAAAGTTTTAGATTAAATCCTACTTTTGAAAGACGAAACTTTCAATGAAAGGGAATTGTAACCAATAACAGATTTAGAAACAGTCATGAAGAAAGTATTTTATCTCAACACCTGTGATACATGCAGAAAAATTTTAGCCCAATTTGATCTTACAGGGTGGGAACTCCGCGAAATTAAAAAAGAACCGGTCACAACAGAGGAATTGGCGGAAATGCATAAAAAAACAAAATCATACGAAGCATTGTTCAGTAAAAAATCCACTCAGATAAAATTGAGAAGGCTGGATGTAAAATCTCTGACAGAGAAAGATTTTAAAGAATTACTGCTGGATCATTATACTTTCCTTAAAAGACCTGTTTTTGTGACAGACAAGGAGATTTTCGTAGGAAATGATAAGAAGAATGTTGAAGAATTACAGAAATTTTTCGGTGTAAACGTGTAGAAGCCGGTAAGCAAAGAATCTTAATCAGGATTACAAAATAAAAAAAGGATGTCTCATCGCAGAGAACATCCTTTTTTTTGACTATCTTTTGAACAGATTATACAAAAGGAGCTTTTACCACTTTTGCAGGAATGTTCTTGTTTCTTACCTGAATGAAGATTTCAGATCCTAATTTGAAGTGAGGCTTGTCTACATACGCAAGACCTAACCCTACTTTCTTCATAGGAGACTGTGTTCCGGAAGTTACTTTTCCAATCACATTTCCTTCAGCATCCACTACAGGATAATCGTGTCTTGGAACTCCTTTATCTGTCAGTTCGAAACCAACTAATTTTCTTCCAACGCCTTCTTCTTTCTGTTTTGCGAAAACCTCTTTGGAAACGAAGTCTTTATCAAACTTGGTGATCCATCCTAAACCGGCTTCAATAGGAGAAGTAGTATCGTCGATATCATTTCCGTAAAGGCAGAACCCTTTTTCTAATCTTAAAGTATCTCTGGCAGCCAATCCACAAGGAATAATTCCTTCTTCTTTACCCGCATCTATTACGGCATCCCAAAGTTTTTCAGCACTATCATTATTGAAATAGATCTCAAAACCTCCGCTGCCTGTATATCCTGTATTTGAAATGATTACGTTATTTTCTCCCGCAACGCTTCCTACAGTAAAATGGTAGTAAGGGATTTCTGAAAGGTTTACTTCCGTAAGTTTTTGAAGAATTTCAGTCGCTTTTGGCCCCTGAACTGCCAGTAAAGACATCTCATCAGAAGCATTGGTCATTGTAGCCCCGAAAGTATTGTATTTTGAAATATGATTCCAGTCTTTGTCGATGTTAGAAGCATTTACTACTACAAAATATTTGTCATCTTCCATTTTGTAAACGATAAGGTCATCTACAATTCCTCCGTTTTCGTTAGGAAGGCAAGAATACTGAGCTTTTCCATTTTCTAGCGCATCTATATTATTTGTAGTTACAAACTGCAGAAGATCTTTTGATCCCGGTCCTTCAATGAAAAACTGTCCCATATGGGAAACATCAAATAATCCTGCTTTTTCTCTTACGGCAAAGTGCTCTTCTGTAACCCCTGAATACTGTACAGGCATTTCAAAACCTGCGAAAGGTACGATCTTCGCTCCCAAAGAAACATGTTTGTCGTACAAGGCTGTTTTCTTCATATTTAATTTTTATTTCTTTATTTTAAAACTGTTAAAAGTCTCATTGAATTGGGTCATATAGTTTCCGTTCCAGAATTTCTGACCGCAGTTGATGGTAATCAGGTACAGATCTTTATCTCTTTGGAATGCTTTCGTAATCCAGAATAATTTTCCTTTTTCATCAAAATACTCGTAAAAGTATTCTGTATATCCTTTTTTACCCCTGCTTTCTTTTACTTTATTTTCCGGATCTTTAGATTTATTAAGATCCAGAACAAATTTTTTCATCTGTTCTTTCGGAAGTTCCAGTCCGTGATACTCGGAAATCGTGATGGCACCAATTTCATTTGTTGGAAAAACATTCACAATCTCACTGTCATTGGTAGACTTCCAGCCTTCGGGAACGTTAATAGAGTAGTTGGGACTGTCGTATACTTTTGCTTTTTGGGCAAAAAAAAGACTTCCTGTTATAAGAGCAGAAAAGAACAATATTTTTTTCATCTTTAAAAATGGTGTTTATATTCTTCCAGGATGATTTTGAACCATTCCGTAAATTTTTCAGGATTCTCAGCAATTTCTTTATCAAGATCTTGAGGGGTGATGAATCTTACTTCTTCCACTTCATCTTTATTCAGATTGAAACCACCTTCATGATTTCCTACAAATACATGATCCAGCTCGTGCTCCCAAAGACCACCTCCGACATCTGCTTTGTAAATAAAATTGAATTTTTCTGAAAGTTCAGTCTCTATTCCCAGCTCTTCCTTCAGTCTGCGTACGGCTCCCTCCTTATAAGTTTCCCCCTGTCTCGGGTGCGAACATACCGCATTGGTCCATTGATTGGGAGAATGGTATTTTCCTGAGGCCCTTTTCTGAAGAAGCATTTCCCCTTTGCTGTTGAACAGGAATACAGAAAAAGCACGGTGCAACAGGCCGTTGATGTGAGCCTGCTGTTTTTCCATCAGCCCTAAAACCTCATCTTCAGGATTTACTAAAACGACAAATTCTTCCATTCCTACAAATGTAAGAGTAATAAATGTATTTTGGAAATTTTTAGATAAACATCATACTTTTTGTAATAAGGCTGATGAGATGGAAGAAGAGCACGCGACTTACCCATACATTGTTAATTCACGTACAGGCTTTCTTTCCCTGAAGGACACAAAAGATGAAAAATTTTAACTATTTGCAATAAAATGGCGGGTAAATTATTGATATTATTCTTTAAATAATTGTTTTGCCGTAAAATTTGAATATAAACTAAAATTGATAGAGCCTCATAATGGGAAAAACGCTAACTTTGTTTTTTAATATTTAGTAATGGAATTAGAATACATTGAACACATTAGTCCTATTCTAAAGGATGGAATAAAAAATTACTTAATAGATATCGACGGAACCATTACTGATGACGTTCCTAACGAAGAACCGGAAAGAATGGTTACCTGCGAACCATATCCTGATGCACTGGAAACCATCAACAAATGGTATGACGAAGGACATCAGATTTGCTTTTTTACTTCAAGAACCGAAAATCTAAAACAAATCACGATCGACTGGCTGGATAAGCATGGCTTCAAATACCACAGCGTGCTGTGCGGAAAGCCAAGAGGCGGAAATTATCACTGGATAGACAATCATCTGGTAAGAGCTACAAGATATAAAGGCAGATTTACGGATTTGGTCGAAAAGCAAGTGACCATTGAAGTATTCAAAGAAGACGGAGAATAAAAATATAATTCAAAGATTTAAAGATTAAATGTGAACCAGTTCCTTTAATTTTTAAATCTTTCATTTTTTAATATACTTGATATTTTATGAAAGTTTTAGCAAACGACGGCCTGGATCAATCCGGAATAGACGCATTGACAGAAAAAGGCTTTGAAGTGATTACTACAAAAGTTCCACAGGAGTTTTTGGTAGATTATATTAATGAGCACAAAATCCGTACCCTGCTGGTAAGAAGTGCTACACAGGTAAGAAAAGATATTATTGACGGATGCCCATCCATCGACATCATTGGCAGAGGAGGCGTTGGTATGGATAATATTGATGTAGACTATGCAAGAGAAAAAGGAATTCATGTCATCAATACGCCGTCAGCCTCTTCAGAATCCGTGGCTGAACTTGTTTTCGCTCATTTGTTTTCCGGAGTAAGATTTCTTCAGGATTCCAACAGAAAAATGCCTTTGGTAGGTGATACTGAATTTGGAGCACTTAAAAAGGCGTATGCTGCAGGTATTGAGCTGAGAGGAAAAACAATTGGTATCGTAGGAATGGGCAGAATCGGGCAGGAAGTGGCCAGAATTGCTCTGGGACTCGGAATGAGAGTTGTAGCAGCAGATAATAATGTAGGAAGGGCAAGCATCAAGGTAAAATTTTATAACAATCAGTTCATCAACGTAGATATTGAAACGGAACCGCTACAGGAAGTATTAAAACATTCGGACTTCATTACTTTACACGTTCCGGCGCAGAAAGACGGATACATGATTGGTAAGAATGAATTTGACATTATGAAAGACGGAGTAGCTGTTATAAACTGTTCCAGAGGAGGAGTTATTGATGAATCAGCTTTAATTCAGGCTTTGGATTCCGGTAAAGTAAGATTTGCAGGATTGGATGTATTCATTAATGAACCAACACCATCTAAGGAAATTCTTAGCCACCCTAAAATCTCGCTTACCCCTCACACGGGAGCTTCTACCCTTGAAGCACAGGATAGAATCGGGCTTTCTCTGGCTGAGCAGATTTCTAGCATCTTACAGATTCAGTAATTTGAAAGATATATACAACAAAAGCACCTGCATAAGGTGCTTTTTTATTGAAAACTGTTGTTACAGATTATATATTTTTGCTTTTCAAAAGATCTCTGATCTCCATCAGTAATTTCTGATCTTCTGTAGGTCCTGCCGGAGCCGGAGCCTCTTTTTTGTTCACTTTATTGGCGAATTTAATGATCCAGAAAAGAACCATGGCAATACAAAGGAAACTGATTACGGCTGAAATGAAGTTTCCATAAGCAACTCCATTCCAGGAAAGTTTTGCAATGTTTTCTGCTCCGGCTGCTTTCAATGCCGGATTCAGGATCAGAGGAGTGATCACATCTTCCACCAAAGACGAAACAATTTTACCAAATGCTGCTCCAATGATTACACCGACAGCCAGGTCAAGAACATTTCCCTTGAAGGCAAATTCTTTAAATTCTTTTACAAA of the Chryseobacterium aureum genome contains:
- a CDS encoding acyl-CoA thioesterase, translating into MQNKPITFQFISEPSDVNYGGNVHGGSVMKWIDQAGYACATTWSGNYSVTVYVGGIRFYDPIKIGEVVKVDAQVIYTGTSSMHIAINVFSRNLKQPNFEKKTHCIIVFVAVDENGKKLPVPKWIPETEEEKQQEIYAKRLMELRTQIEDEMKPFL
- a CDS encoding arsenate reductase family protein, whose product is MKKVFYLNTCDTCRKILAQFDLTGWELREIKKEPVTTEELAEMHKKTKSYEALFSKKSTQIKLRRLDVKSLTEKDFKELLLDHYTFLKRPVFVTDKEIFVGNDKKNVEELQKFFGVNV
- the gcvT gene encoding glycine cleavage system aminomethyltransferase GcvT, with the protein product MKKTALYDKHVSLGAKIVPFAGFEMPVQYSGVTEEHFAVREKAGLFDVSHMGQFFIEGPGSKDLLQFVTTNNIDALENGKAQYSCLPNENGGIVDDLIVYKMEDDKYFVVVNASNIDKDWNHISKYNTFGATMTNASDEMSLLAVQGPKATEILQKLTEVNLSEIPYYHFTVGSVAGENNVIISNTGYTGSGGFEIYFNNDSAEKLWDAVIDAGKEEGIIPCGLAARDTLRLEKGFCLYGNDIDDTTSPIEAGLGWITKFDKDFVSKEVFAKQKEEGVGRKLVGFELTDKGVPRHDYPVVDAEGNVIGKVTSGTQSPMKKVGLGLAYVDKPHFKLGSEIFIQVRNKNIPAKVVKAPFV
- the idi gene encoding isopentenyl-diphosphate Delta-isomerase translates to MEEFVVLVNPEDEVLGLMEKQQAHINGLLHRAFSVFLFNSKGEMLLQKRASGKYHSPNQWTNAVCSHPRQGETYKEGAVRRLKEELGIETELSEKFNFIYKADVGGGLWEHELDHVFVGNHEGGFNLNKDEVEEVRFITPQDLDKEIAENPEKFTEWFKIILEEYKHHF
- a CDS encoding LNS2 domain-containing protein, translating into MELEYIEHISPILKDGIKNYLIDIDGTITDDVPNEEPERMVTCEPYPDALETINKWYDEGHQICFFTSRTENLKQITIDWLDKHGFKYHSVLCGKPRGGNYHWIDNHLVRATRYKGRFTDLVEKQVTIEVFKEDGE
- a CDS encoding D-2-hydroxyacid dehydrogenase, with product MKVLANDGLDQSGIDALTEKGFEVITTKVPQEFLVDYINEHKIRTLLVRSATQVRKDIIDGCPSIDIIGRGGVGMDNIDVDYAREKGIHVINTPSASSESVAELVFAHLFSGVRFLQDSNRKMPLVGDTEFGALKKAYAAGIELRGKTIGIVGMGRIGQEVARIALGLGMRVVAADNNVGRASIKVKFYNNQFINVDIETEPLQEVLKHSDFITLHVPAQKDGYMIGKNEFDIMKDGVAVINCSRGGVIDESALIQALDSGKVRFAGLDVFINEPTPSKEILSHPKISLTPHTGASTLEAQDRIGLSLAEQISSILQIQ
- the mscL gene encoding large conductance mechanosensitive channel protein MscL, translated to MGFVKEFKEFAFKGNVLDLAVGVIIGAAFGKIVSSLVEDVITPLILNPALKAAGAENIAKLSWNGVAYGNFISAVISFLCIAMVLFWIIKFANKVNKKEAPAPAGPTEDQKLLMEIRDLLKSKNI